GTTTACGGGATCGATACTATCTGATGTAAAGAGGAGTGTTGTGTCGTTATTGGCTACAAGCCGAATAACACCCAGTTCCATGGGACCATCAAACACTGCTGAGACAGGTGGAACCAGGAAACTCCGCGCCACATGACGAAAGGCAGGTGAACTAAGCAATACATCAACGTCGGAAATCGAGCTAACGAGGCCACTGCACTCTAGATAGTCGGCCACGGCCTTTCTTGTGGTTCCGTTCGTAATCTCTATAGCTGCCGAGTAGGGTGAATGACTTGCGGCCCTCTCGACGATGCCCCCGCCATCACCGTCTCGCTGGCGTTTCGCACCTTTGTTTGACACGGATGCTACTGGCATTAGGCGGCGACCCAGCTCAGCTTTCTGTACTtgatctttttcttcgtggcGTGTCgggcaacacaaacacacacaacaaattcCTTTACTTAGTTGAGTACACGAACAACGATTAAAGACACATGGGGGAAATGGGAGGTGTACGTTGAGACAAGACCAACTTGTTTCCCAGAATTTATGAGCATTGAGGCCGAATTATCAACATGCGTTGGAATGTAGAAACGCTATAACACCACCTGAGATAGCCACAAAATCTTGTTTTTCCGGGCCTCAGCAGACGGTTGCCCGCCAACGAAAAAATGtctccccccccaaaaaaaaacaaccacGATGTAACACTCACGCCCTCCTCCTACTGATTGTCCACATCATCATCCCAGCCGTCGCAACTATCAAGAGCACAACTTTCTTTAAATGCTTTCACCCCACTTACTTCTTCAATGTACATAGGGTCGTTGATACATCGTAGCACAAAAGCTGACCCCTCGTCCTTGTATGAGCGTACGATAGGATCGGAGCATGCGGTGCACTGCTCGTAACGGCAACCATGGAGTGTGTAAACGTTGTGGTGGGCGACGCTACCACGTATTTGCTGTGGGATCGTGCCCAAAGGGCAAACAGCGCCACCTGCAACGGAATCGGAGACCCCCGGTGTCGCGTCCCTCTCACTCTGGACGTAAGGAGGACAGGCAAATCCCAGAGGGTGGTTGTAAAGTTGGGCAAGCAACTCCACTGCAATAGCAGATGCAATCGCTGAGAGACCAGGCCGAGTGACAGTGCACTGCTGGTCAAGCGTGCGAGCGGTAATACTGTCCCGAGGGGCGACGGAATCACTGCAGAAGTAGCAACCCAGACGAACGTACTTCGCCCCTTTGTCACTGCCTTCCGGTGGGTCCAATCCATGGCGCATAACAACATATGTGTCAAATGCAAGTGCAACATTAACGGTTGGTTTACAGTGTGCAGTGGCCATTAGTGTAGGTAACCAGCGCGCTTCTCGGCTGTCAGTCAACAAGAACACCACATCGTGTGAGCGTATGAGTTCATCCAGAGCCTCTATTTCTGCCTTTACTTCTTCCTCACGGGCCTTGTCCACGCGGTGACCGGGCATGTGTATTGTCAATGGCACACCACGTGCGTTTACACCAGGAAGGATACGTTTCAGTGCCTTAGCTGCGGCAATGGCTTTATTTCGTTCTTCTTCCCGTGGGTTGTTGACGTCAGACAACTCAAAGAGTGTTTGTCGAACCGGGTTTGAAAATGACACTTTACCGCGATCCACAAGTGTGATATGCCTCACACCCCACATGAGCAACTGCCGTGCCACGTTGCAACCGAGCGTTCCTGTCCCTAACAGTAGAGCTTTGCACTGCGCCAACCTATCGAGGTTAAGTTCAGGCAGCGCGCGCCACTTCATCAAAGTTAAGTTAAGCCCAGCGCTCGCGTCGGCCAGTTTATCCGGAGACATCAGGGGGCCCAGATCAATAGTGTGAACACTCGAGGCTCCACCGTCGCTTTCCGGATCCACCCAGCCAACTACTTTGGCTGGACTAACACCTTCTACAACCTCCTCTAAGGTATAGGAAAGCGGCTCGCACATACAGTGAAAGAGGACGCTCTCTGACACATCGTTGTTCCGCACGCAGTATAAAGCAAACGAAGTAATGAGTGGCTGCGCCAATCGAAGAGCACTAACAATGTTGCGCACAGCCCATCCGGGCGAGCCTTCAGAAGAATAGTCCAGGAAAGCAATCAACGGCATTGAATGATTCGACGCTGCTTCCATAGACTTGGGCGAGAATGGTAGAAATATAACACACCCATCATCATTGTTTCCTTTACCCTTCACATCAGCAGCGGAAGATCGCACGACAATAAAGGGATTGGGTCCATTCTCGGGTCTCTTCTGCAGTTTCTCCAACAAATGCGCATGAACGCGGTCAACAGCAAATTGGTTCGGAAAGTAAACACCTTTAAATTCAGACCCAGCAGCAGTATAACCACCTTTTACGCGCCGTTGAACAAAGACAGGAGAGCCAAGATCAAAAACAGGAAAGGCAACCGAATAAAGGAAACGGTGGCTTTTAAGGTCCGCGTACGTGTAAAGCGCCATAATTGAGAAGTTTACGTCCTCCCACGCTAGTTCCTCCGCAGAAGAGTATTCAGTTACGTTTTCCTCGCGCTTATTTTTGCAACAAGTAtacagaggaagaagaagtgactttttcaaaatatcCCACAATGCGCTACGACGAGGAAGTTGGTAAAGTTGCTTAGCCGTATTAAAGTTTTGAATAAAGCCATCGTGTAGTGTGTGCACACACCGCAAACTCGTGCCGGTACCACCAGAATGGTCGTCGATTGGGTCTCCTTCACTCACCGATGTTTCGTCCCTAAGACGCCTCGTGACATTCACACGGCTCGCGGACAAGCTTTCCGCCCTCAGCGATACTAATGACCGATAGATACCTGAAGATGAGGAACTCGTAACACCAAATACTGGCGAGCGAATGATGGGCTCGGACAGCCTCCATTCATGtagtttcctcttttccagtTCATACCAAAAACTGATCTCAATGCGAAAATCATGCATCAAATACTTCAAGCGCTCCATGGCTACCTTTTCAAACACAGCCGaaggcaaaaataaaaaaaaagaaaaaaagcaaataacaCACAACGCTAACTGAAGGGGGAACCCCCACGGTCCCTACAAGAAGCCACTGCAGTACTCCCCACGCATGCTGTGACCTCACAGCCATCGGTAAACACTGTGCCTGGTGGAAAGCAGGCGACaactagcaaaaaaaaaagaggttcCTCAAGAAAACACCGTGCAACTGGCTCACCACCGAAAGTAGTGACTGTCAAATAACAACAGATATTAAGCACGAAGACCGCAAACCACCCCACATATTTAAATTCAACCGCAAAGTGCAATGCCCCAGCTACAGTGCCCCTCGCCTTACCCCTTAACGCACAACAACTGTCTGAGCACACATACAACCTCCACAAGATCATCCTGAGCACGCATAACGTCGTCAATGTCCTTGTACGCCATGGGTGTCTCGTCTAGAACGTCAGCGTCTTTTCGGCACTCTATGCCCTTTGTTGCCGTCTTATGCTGCTCCAAGGTGAAACGTCGTTTCGCCTCACCACGGCTGTAACGCCTGCCAGCTCCGTGGGAGCAGGATGAGTAACTTTTTGGATTACCTTTCCCACGTACAATGTAGCTTCTCGTTCCCATGCTTCCAGGAATGACCGCAAGCTCGCCTGCACGTGCGGATGTAGCCCCCTTCCTTGTTAACCACACGTGCACTCCAGCACTCAACTCCATACGCTGAACGTAATTGTGATGGCAATTTATCGCAAGTGCATCAACGGAAAACCCCCTACCTATTGTTTTGCGCACCGCGCGAAGCACGTTGTCCAGCATAATCTCACGGTTCAGCTTTGCGTAGAGTTGCGCCCAATAAACAGCTTCCACATACTGTTCGAAGTGCTCAGAACCCTCACGCAGATAGGCCAGGTCGGCACTCGGAAGATTTGCTAGGTGGGCCCCCATATCCTTCTTGGCGAGCTCGAAAAATATTGTTCCGATGCGGTTTCCAACTCCCCGCGAACCGCTGTGCAACATCACCCAGATGTTAGGTTGCCGGGAAACGCCTTTGGACGTTTCAGATGTGGCACCGCTGCTCCCTGAATTCCCAATTTCAACGTAACTTTCACCCACGTCCACCTTCCTTCCATCATCAACACATAGTTCAATGAAGTGATTTCCACCGCCCAGAGTGCCCAAGTGTTCAATGTGGTTGCTAGTTTCAATGTGTTTTTGCATGCAACAGATCTCCTCAAAGCCTTTCTGCAACTGCGTCCGCCACACAGCAGCGACGCTCTCTGGGATATTGTTTCGCCAGCTTCCCGCATCTAACCCACTTCTACCATTGTGCGTTCGCCCGTGTGGGACGGCAACTTCGATAGCCAGTCGGAGGGCAGCCAGTGACGACGGTAAATCTTCTTGTGTCAGGCTCGTACGCACCGCGATCATCCCGCAACCGATATCCACCCCAACACTCGCTGGTATGATTGCCCGTGTTGTTGGGATGACCGTCCCTACAGTGGCACCGTTGCTAGTATGTACATCTGGCATGGCCACAACGGGGTGCTGAATAATATCACCCAACCGTGACAACTGCAGGAGCTGTTCAACTGCAGAGCGCTCCACCTCAACGCCACTCACCCAAGCATGGACATCCACACTACTTCCTTCCTCCCGAATTACGGTATACGGTTCTACGTCCGACCCATGATCAGTCTCACCTACGGCGCAACACTTCCGTCCCGGAAACACAGCACTGTCGGTGCGTCCACCTCCACCTGCACCAGCGGTAGCGCGAATGCATAATTTTGTGACAGCGTGACGCATAGATGCCTTAGGGGTAAAGGGTCTTCCTTTGGTCTGAAGTCGTACTATTTCGCGCCGCTACCTCGCTTCGCTCCACATACGAGAAAAAGTGGCGGAGAGTTTTTTCCCACCAGTGAAATTACAAACGGTAAGCGATCAGCTACGGGGTGACTAACATTTATTTACGGGTGGCTGCCGTGGAGATGCTTATGCATCCTTATTCTCTGGGTGTTCACCTTCCTTTCAGCCCATTTTATGTGGGCGTGAGCCCTGTGCACCTGCCTGCAGTGGCACCAGTGTCGATTGCGCAAACCATCATCCAACTTACCAGTGAGTTACACTTGGGATGCCACGGCTGGGAAGAGGTATCAACCCGCAATCATACCTGTGCAAAACGCGAAAGTCAAgtggttttccttttttttcttaaaaaaaaaatgaaagtcgCAGTAAGCAGGGGGGAGGGTTTAAACAGCCACTGCGGCTGCACCTTTTGGACGGAACGGCTAATTGGCAACATGGACCTCTGCGGACCGAGTGCTCGACATCATCGACAAGTGCTCTTTGAGCAGCTGAGAACGCTTAATGGTATACGCTCTTTTCGTACAATCCGGACAACAAGGGTTTCCCCTCAGCAGGTACCGCTCGGGACAACAATGAGTACAAAATTGGCGACCGCACCAATCACAATTAGTGCTGGGAGTGAAGTAAAAACAGAATGGTTCTTCACACGACGAGCAGAAGCGGCCATCCCTGGGCCGAGCACTTTCCGGAGCGGGTACATATGTTATTGGTTCTACTTTATCCTTCACTTCAGGAGGAACCTCTTCGTGTGTGCGAACGTTGCTAAAAATCGTGCCCATGACAACAACCTAGAGCAGTACACCTACGGCCGCCGGGTCACAACGCCGGCGCAACAAGGGAAAGGCGATAGGAGGAACAAATGGCTCGTTTAGTCTGGTATAattagaagcaaaaaaaaaagctatgTGGACCTTTAACTCTCACATATTAAATCATCGTCTCGATAAACGTCGTGCCTCCTCGCTTCGTTACATTGTCTGTACTCCAGTATAGTTGCATTAACGCCATCAGATTCTGTACACCTGGCCGCATTCATTTGGGGTACAAACATTCTCAAAGATGGGCTGCACACTAACCCATGGGGAAGACGAACCCACGTAAGGTCATATCGTTCCGTGGACACATAGGCAGGGCGGTGCATAGTCGGGTTAAAAACAACTGAAGAACTGAACTGACACGAAGTGCCATTGTAATGGATCCAATCAAACTTGGTAGTTGTTTGTGACTGACATCGCTGACATCCATTGAAATGTACGAAgattatttccctttcgtgTGAACGTGTAGCACCATCGGGGAATGAaaacctcaaaaaaaaaggcatgtTTCCACACTCCTCAACCCATCGGTTACGGTACTGTAACTACCAACACAGGCTCAGTCACTAATACACAAACGGGCACGCTCGCGCAATCACAAAGCGACTACGGAATTACACATAACCACAAACCACACCAATACTGTTGAAGGATTCATGATGAAACGAGCATGCAGGAGGGCTTTTGGAACAAAACATGCTAAACGATACACCCCAACAGAGAAAGAAccaaaagtaaaggaaaagagcgAAGCTTCCGCGCCGATTCTTCCCAGCAGGTACCGCGTCGGTGAAGGCAATATCAATATTACAAACACCCATCAAATGACGCGGCGAAGCGCTGGTATTGTTAAAATTAACACCATCACCAACTCAATGACCGCAAAAGTTTAAAAGGTCATACTCGACCACCCCCGCAACCCACAACAGCAAATGTATCTCCGGTTGGTAGACCAAAAATGATGACAGCACCGCCACCGTATGACACACAGCACAAGACACCATAGCGGCAAATGCGTCGGCAAAGGGTATGGGTTCGCCGCCGGGCACCATCACTGGTCCATAACACAGGCAGTTCAAGTGCGTGTTTTTTTCATGGCATCGACGGGGCAATCCACCGCGTCACCATCCTCCGTATCCACGTCACCGCCTTCGGAAAAATCACTTCTCCCCCGCCTGCGCGTCCGCGGGTCAACAGTGTCATAGTTCCACTGAGAGAAGGGATCGGTGGAACCCAACAGAGCCCCTAACTGGCGCTGGGTAAGGTTGGACAACCCCCGCAACCACGACTCCTCGCATACACGAGCCGAGACACAAGACTCCGCATACGCCAACCTCACCACCTGCACCCGGCCGCTCCGCTGGAGCACCATTGCTCTGTCGCCACCGAGGCCCACCATCGCAAGGGGAGGAGACTCTAAGCCTACACGTAAGGCACAGCAACCGGACAGTGACAGTTTGCCACCAGTACCATCTTCCTCAAGAAGAACAAACAGCACGTCGCGTGCCCCTTCGTAGGCAACAAGGATGCCCTGGGATAGTGCGACTTCTCCGCGACCGTGCACCTCCCCGGCATGTACCGACGCATGCACAACGGATAGCACAGCACCTGCACCGCTGGTTCGTGCATCTTCTTCGATGAAGGAACCGGAAGGGACGAAGGGTGTCGTACTGGCGTCCCCCACCGCCCCGGTAGCGTTGTCTGCAGTCCACAGGTGCACCCACCCATTCCGGTTACCCACGGCGAAGTGCGAGTACCTTCTTTCTTCCACCTGGCATTGGATCTCCGCTATGGCGGTTACCACTGATTGTGGTGCTCCAGTCCACAAATACTGTTCGATTCGAAATGTTTCAGGATAGAGACTGACTCGTGCGTGACAATCCCTGTCACAAGTAAACAGGCGACGCCTCGGGAACGGATCGGGTGTTGGCCCCTTATTCCCACAACCAATCCACGGAATGGCCGACGATACAAAGAAGGTAGTCAGCACACTGAAATGTTGAAGTAGGAAGACATGAACCACTTCATCGGATGCCAACGCCAGCCCAGTACCTGTTTTCCATACAAGCTGCAGTCGGAACACTTCACCAAACTTGTCTGCAAACAACACAGTTGCACCATCGCAAACGGCTACGTGTGTTATGCGCTTTGTGTGAGGCCGCGAGCGGAACAGTAGCGTAGCATTGTCAACGGTAGCATTCCCCAGTTGCAAGGAATGAGCATTTGCCCGCCTTGCGGACGATACGTCCTGCACCGCTATAAACTTACCGTCGCCACCGGAAACAAGGCACAGACGCTCGTCAGGGGCACGAAGGAACGACATACCACGAACTATCTGGCCACCGCAGAGGACAACTactgcttcctcttcagcaccGTCGCGGATGGCGACGAGAATTTCCGTCTCGACGCAGAGGGCAACAGCGGAACCATCACACAGAGAACAGACTGAAAGTGACCCTGCCCCACGACCAGCAACACACGAGATCATGTCCTTTACCTtgtcaacagcagaaaagagCCAACCACAACGAAAGGGGACCAAAAGCAGTGAAACACGGTGGGCAGACAAAAGTAATGGAAAACCCTCCCAAATCCGATGTAGATGGCATGATACTGGTAGGGCTTTAGTTCACAATCTGTAGTGGTAGAGCTGTGCGTGAGTCGCGAAATATTTACCTTCTTGCCATCAACGTGACGAAATTCATCCACCACGGATACCAACACACATTcgctaaacaaaaaaaaaaaactatgacCGCGTACACCATCCACTACAATCGACTCAACTAAATAGAGTCATACAATACCCGAAAGTTAAACAACaaagagtaaaataaaaaaaaatatcgctcatctaaaaaaaagaaaacacattGTCACGCATGGTTCTTGACCACGCTTTgacaatgacaaaagaaCTGTCCTAACCGCGTTAACTACACTGTAGGATTTGGTTGGGGGCAGGGCGCTTGCCCATAAGAGTGACCCTGTTGTtgcggtggtggcggttgGCCGTAAGTATAGCCTccttgtggtggtggcggttgGCCATACGTGTACCCTTGTTGCGGTGGTGGCTTCCCATAAGTATACCCTCCTTGttgcggcggtggtggttgGCCATACGTGTGCCCTTgttgcggtggtggtggttgccCATAGGGATAACCTTGTTGttgcggcggtggtggttgcCCATAAAGGTAGCCCTGCTGCGGCAGTGGTTGGCCGTAGGCATAacctggtggtggtggtggttgtgATTGTCCGTATGTATAAGGAGAGCCATCCCCCTGAGGTGTATCAGGATCACTCGTATCATTGGATGAAGAGCCCTTACGCTTCAGACAGAAGCaaactacacacacacacacggcaATTTCCAGAAGAAGGAGCAGCGATCCGGCCACGATACAAGCGATTCCCATTGTCCGATTCGGAACGCCGAATTCACCCTCGCCCATCGTTTCACGCTCGAGTGCGATGAAAGGATCTCCCTCACTGTATAACTGCACCTGAACCTTATCCTGGGGTACCGCCTCGTATCCCTGGGACAGATGTCCAAAACTGTACAACGCGCTCTGATATTGGGTACTTTCCCTGTACCCCCCTTTTCCATCGCTTGCAGCGACAAGATAGAGCTTGGACAAATACACTTCCTGCTTGCAGTAGCCGCACTTTTCACCCAACCGACATTTCGAGCTTTGAGTAGTGTATTGGCCACCTTGTGAATAGCACTTGTTCCTAAATTGCTCGTGCTTCTCTTGACAGTCACATTTTCTGGAATATCCAGAACATTGAGAAGAACTGCAGGAGAACCATCTCTCCCTTGTTGCATGAAGAGGTGACCTCCGCGTGAACGGTGCGACGGTGTTAATGTTCACCTTCACTACCAGTTGGCTGCCATCGGTGTTACCGCTAACCGGGACGGTGGCTTCAGTGTAAACGGACGGTATCGGACCAAAACCCGCGACGGACAGTGACTGCCGTCTGACGGTGGCCTTCACATCACTGAATGTTCCAGTCCAACTCTCCAGGGGCTTTGGGTCGAATGCACTCACCGCCTTCTTGAAATTGTCACGAGGGTCGTCGCTGGAGAGGAAAAGTACGCCAACACCGATGAGGACAGGGCCTCCAATGAGGAGACAACATAGGCACGCAACCGCGGTCTTGAAGAATTCACCGACAGAGTGCACGAGCTGTTCGATGCACATGAAGCTTTTCCTTGCGACGGCGTTAGCTCTGCACAACGAGTAGGGAAG
The genomic region above belongs to Trypanosoma brucei brucei TREU927 chromosome 10, whole genome shotgun sequence and contains:
- a CDS encoding ubiquitin activating E1 enzyme, putative (similar to Autophagy protein APG7 (APG12 activating enzyme) (Swiss-Prot:P38862) (Saccharomyces cerevisiae)), giving the protein MERLKYLMHDFRIEISFWYELEKRKLHEWRLSEPIIRSPVFGVTSSSSSGIYRSLVSLRAESLSASRVNVTRRLRDETSVSEGDPIDDHSGGTGTSLRCVHTLHDGFIQNFNTAKQLYQLPRRSALWDILKKSLLLPLYTCCKNKREENVTEYSSAEELAWEDVNFSIMALYTYADLKSHRFLYSVAFPVFDLGSPVFVQRRVKGGYTAAGSEFKGVYFPNQFAVDRVHAHLLEKLQKRPENGPNPFIVVRSSAADVKGKGNNDDGCVIFLPFSPKSMEAASNHSMPLIAFLDYSSEGSPGWAVRNIVSALRLAQPLITSFALYCVRNNDVSESVLFHCMCEPLSYTLEEVVEGVSPAKVVGWVDPESDGGASSVHTIDLGPLMSPDKLADASAGLNLTLMKWRALPELNLDRLAQCKALLLGTGTLGCNVARQLLMWGVRHITLVDRGKVSFSNPVRQTLFELSDVNNPREEERNKAIAAAKALKRILPGVNARGVPLTIHMPGHRVDKAREEEVKAEIEALDELIRSHDVVFLLTDSREARWLPTLMATAHCKPTVNVALAFDTYVVMRHGLDPPEGSDKGAKYVRLGCYFCSDSVAPRDSITARTLDQQCTVTRPGLSAIASAIAVELLAQLYNHPLGFACPPYVQSERDATPGVSDSVAGGAVCPLGTIPQQIRGSVAHHNVYTLHGCRYEQCTACSDPIVRSYKDEGSAFVLRCINDPMYIEEVSGVKAFKESCALDSCDGWDDDVDNQ
- a CDS encoding procyclic form surface glycoprotein; amino-acid sequence: MCIEQLVHSVGEFFKTAVACLCCLLIGGPVLIGVGVLFLSSDDPRDNFKKAVSAFDPKPLESWTGTFSDVKATVRRQSLSVAGFGPIPSVYTEATVPVSGNTDGSQLVVKVNINTVAPFTRRSPLHATRERWFSCSSSQCSGYSRKCDCQEKHEQFRNKCYSQGGQYTTQSSKCRLGEKCGYCKQEVYLSKLYLVAASDGKGGYRESTQYQSALYSFGHLSQGYEAVPQDKVQVQLYSEGDPFIALERETMGEGEFGVPNRTMGIACIVAGSLLLLLEIAVCVCVVCFCLKRKGSSSNDTSDPDTPQGDGSPYTYGQSQPPPPPGYAYGQPLPQQGYLYGQPPPPQQQGYPYGQPPPPQQGHTYGQPPPPQQGGYTYGKPPPQQGYTYGQPPPPQGGYTYGQPPPPQQQGHSYGQAPCPQPNPTV